The following proteins come from a genomic window of Amphiura filiformis chromosome 16, Afil_fr2py, whole genome shotgun sequence:
- the LOC140136639 gene encoding vitamin K epoxide reductase complex subunit 1-like protein 1 isoform X2, whose product MEFKMAQQIPRFILCILGILLSLYAYYVETTKEVNPGYQAFCDIGQSISCSKVFTSKYGRGFGMIAPIFGQHSILNQPNSVFGVLFYCLQLLFSQMLTPGAATFLLVTSVLANFGSVYLGWILYFVLEDFCLVCVSTYIVNFLILVVNVLHRRYVLDQVAKKAK is encoded by the exons ATGGAATTTAAAATGGCTCAACAAATACCGAGATTCATCCTTTGTATATTGGGGATATTGTTGTCTCTATATGCATACTATGTAGAGACAACCAAGGAAGTGAACCCTGGATACCAAGCCTTTTGTGACATTGGCCAAAGCATCAGCTGTTCCAAAGTATTTACATCCAA ATATGGACGTGGTTTTGGTATGATAGCACCAATATTTGGTCAACACAGCATACTCAATCAGCCAAACAGTGTCTTTGGGGTACTTTTCTACTGTCTTCAACTTCTTTTTA GTCAAATGTTAACACCGGGAGCTGCCACATTCCTACTAGTCACATCAGTGTTAGCTAATTTCGGCTCAGTGTACTTGGGATGGATATTGTACTTTGTACTAGAAGACTTCTGTTTGGTCTGTGTCTCAACTTATATTGTCAACTTCCTTATACTGGTGGTTAATGTCCTACATCGAAGATATGTCCTCGATCAAGTGGCAAAGAAGGCAAAATGA
- the LOC140136639 gene encoding vitamin K epoxide reductase complex subunit 1-like protein 1 isoform X1 — translation MEFKMAQQIPRFILCILGILLSLYAYYVETTKEVNPGYQAFCDIGQSISCSKVFTSKYLSCYQDRSGDDLRGLWLFELTYHPVTGKYGRGFGMIAPIFGQHSILNQPNSVFGVLFYCLQLLFSQMLTPGAATFLLVTSVLANFGSVYLGWILYFVLEDFCLVCVSTYIVNFLILVVNVLHRRYVLDQVAKKAK, via the exons ATGGAATTTAAAATGGCTCAACAAATACCGAGATTCATCCTTTGTATATTGGGGATATTGTTGTCTCTATATGCATACTATGTAGAGACAACCAAGGAAGTGAACCCTGGATACCAAGCCTTTTGTGACATTGGCCAAAGCATCAGCTGTTCCAAAGTATTTACATCCAA ATACTTATCATGCTATCAGGATAGAAGTGGCGATGATCTTAGGGGGTTGTGGCTTTTTGAGTTGACATACCATCCTGTTACTGGCAA ATATGGACGTGGTTTTGGTATGATAGCACCAATATTTGGTCAACACAGCATACTCAATCAGCCAAACAGTGTCTTTGGGGTACTTTTCTACTGTCTTCAACTTCTTTTTA GTCAAATGTTAACACCGGGAGCTGCCACATTCCTACTAGTCACATCAGTGTTAGCTAATTTCGGCTCAGTGTACTTGGGATGGATATTGTACTTTGTACTAGAAGACTTCTGTTTGGTCTGTGTCTCAACTTATATTGTCAACTTCCTTATACTGGTGGTTAATGTCCTACATCGAAGATATGTCCTCGATCAAGTGGCAAAGAAGGCAAAATGA